The following proteins come from a genomic window of Finegoldia magna ATCC 29328:
- a CDS encoding amino acid ABC transporter ATP-binding protein produces the protein MENKIIELQHLKKNYNGVEVLKDINFTISKGEVLSIIGSSGSGKSTMLRCINLLEKPTGGDILYHGESILSSKFNQNKFRSKVGMVFQQFYLFENMSVMDNCTVAQIKVLNRDKESAVKEAKKYLELVGMIEHAHKKPSMLSGGQKQRVAIARALCMNPEVLLFDEPTSALDPEMVNDVLQVMTKLAETGMTMVVVTHEMQFARDVSTRVCFMNEGYIIEDTDPHTMFTNPKHERVKEFLKNYLNN, from the coding sequence GTGGAAAATAAAATAATAGAATTACAACATTTGAAGAAAAACTACAACGGAGTAGAAGTTTTAAAAGATATTAACTTCACGATATCAAAAGGAGAAGTATTATCTATAATTGGATCATCAGGATCTGGAAAGTCTACTATGCTAAGATGCATCAACCTTTTAGAAAAACCAACAGGTGGAGATATATTGTATCATGGTGAATCTATACTTTCTTCGAAGTTTAACCAAAATAAATTCAGATCCAAAGTAGGTATGGTATTTCAACAATTTTATTTGTTTGAAAATATGAGTGTAATGGATAATTGCACTGTCGCTCAGATCAAAGTTTTGAATAGAGACAAGGAATCGGCTGTTAAAGAAGCTAAAAAATATTTGGAACTTGTAGGAATGATAGAACATGCTCATAAGAAACCAAGCATGCTATCAGGTGGACAAAAACAAAGAGTTGCCATTGCGAGAGCGTTATGCATGAATCCAGAAGTTTTGTTGTTTGACGAACCAACATCCGCACTAGATCCAGAAATGGTAAACGACGTATTACAAGTAATGACAAAACTAGCAGAAACTGGAATGACAATGGTAGTTGTAACTCATGAAATGCAATTTGCAAGAGATGTGTCTACAAGAGTATGTTTTATGAACGAAGGATATATTATCGAAGATACAGATCCACATACAATGTTTACAAATCCAAAACACGAAAGAGTTAAAGAATTCTTGAAAAATTATTTGAATAACTAA
- a CDS encoding ABC transporter permease subunit (The N-terminal region of this protein, as described by TIGR01726, is a three transmembrane segment that identifies a subfamily of ABC transporter permease subunits, which specificities that include histidine, arginine, glutamine, glutamate, L-cystine (sic), the opines (in Agrobacterium) octopine and nopaline, etc.) — MKNFTRKLTSIVMILMMMFVFVNNESFAEKDTFVIGMEANYAPFNWSQSTDANGAYPIDNSKGEYANGYDLQIAKKIADNLGKKLVVIKMEWDGLAPAVMSGKVDAIIAGMSPTKERKEQIDFSDTYYSSDLVIVTKKDSKYINAKSLNDLKGFKITGQLNTFHYSVIDQIKDCDKLPAMESFPSMLSAVLAEKIDGYVSEKPQALSAEASNAELSYIEFEKGKGFETSAEDTSIAIGVKKNSDLTGKINEALKKISQEERDKLMQEMVRLNVEKDQPQGFLSKVKSIFNEYGSLFLKGALMTLFIASVSTIIGFLIGILVAVIRNMKLDKDKNKFTYYLHKFINFILACYVEIFRGTPMMVQSMLIYFGAKLYLGIDMAPISAALFIVSVNTGAYLSEVVRGGINSVDVGQMEACKALGMTHSQSMINVILPQAIKNILPSIGNEFVINIKDTSVLNVISVTELFFVSKSIAGSTYNIFETYAVTCVIYFVLTFSLTRILLYIEKKSNNKEYIMEATTGGMFSGK, encoded by the coding sequence ATGAAAAATTTTACAAGAAAACTCACCAGCATAGTTATGATACTAATGATGATGTTTGTTTTCGTAAACAATGAATCTTTTGCAGAAAAAGATACATTTGTAATTGGAATGGAGGCAAACTACGCACCATTTAACTGGTCACAATCGACAGATGCTAATGGTGCTTATCCTATAGATAACAGCAAGGGGGAATATGCAAACGGATACGATTTGCAAATAGCTAAGAAAATTGCCGATAATTTGGGCAAAAAATTAGTTGTAATAAAAATGGAATGGGACGGACTTGCACCGGCAGTTATGAGCGGTAAAGTTGATGCAATAATTGCGGGAATGAGTCCAACGAAAGAAAGAAAAGAACAAATTGATTTCTCAGATACTTATTACAGCTCTGATTTGGTAATTGTAACTAAAAAAGACAGCAAATACATTAACGCGAAATCATTAAATGATTTAAAGGGATTTAAAATCACAGGACAATTAAATACATTCCACTATTCAGTAATCGATCAAATAAAAGATTGCGATAAACTACCTGCAATGGAAAGTTTCCCATCAATGCTTTCAGCAGTTTTGGCAGAAAAAATAGACGGATATGTTTCTGAAAAACCACAAGCATTGAGTGCAGAAGCATCTAATGCAGAACTTTCATACATTGAATTTGAAAAAGGTAAAGGATTTGAAACTTCAGCTGAAGACACATCAATTGCTATTGGTGTGAAGAAAAATTCCGATTTGACAGGAAAAATCAACGAAGCTTTGAAGAAAATCAGTCAAGAAGAAAGAGATAAGTTGATGCAAGAAATGGTAAGATTAAACGTGGAAAAAGACCAACCACAAGGATTCTTATCAAAAGTAAAAAGCATATTCAACGAATATGGATCACTTTTCTTAAAAGGTGCATTGATGACCTTGTTCATTGCCAGTGTTTCAACAATTATCGGATTTTTAATTGGAATATTAGTTGCAGTAATTAGAAACATGAAATTAGATAAGGACAAAAATAAATTCACTTATTATCTTCACAAATTTATCAATTTCATCCTTGCTTGCTACGTTGAAATATTTAGAGGAACACCAATGATGGTACAATCAATGTTGATTTATTTTGGAGCAAAATTGTATCTTGGAATTGATATGGCGCCAATTAGTGCGGCACTATTTATAGTAAGTGTAAACACAGGAGCTTATTTGTCAGAAGTTGTACGTGGTGGAATTAATTCTGTCGATGTTGGACAAATGGAAGCTTGCAAGGCATTGGGAATGACACATTCACAATCAATGATTAATGTAATTTTGCCACAAGCTATTAAAAATATTTTGCCATCAATAGGAAATGAATTTGTAATTAACATCAAAGATACATCGGTATTGAACGTAATCAGCGTTACTGAATTATTCTTTGTATCTAAATCAATCGCAGGTTCAACATATAATATATTTGAAACTTACGCAGTTACATGCGTTATCTATTTTGTATTGACATTCTCATTGACAAGAATTCTTTTGTACATTGAAAAGAAATCTAACAACAAAGAATATATAATGGAAGCTACGACTGGAGGAATGTTCAGTGGAAAATAA
- the truA gene encoding tRNA pseudouridine(38-40) synthase TruA, translating to MKNIKLTVQYDGSKFYGWQKLNDLPSVQLEIEKAVTKMVHQPVKINGAGRTDKGVHAKGQVCNFIVDTDISANQFLMGVNHFTSDSIVIVKSEEMDLDFHARFSAKSKTYKYILCNKYYMEPWFNDYKGHRKYYLDFDLLLKCRDMLIGKHDFTSFVNDLEEDINPVRTIDEITIEKIDDDIVFTFKAESFLRNMVRILVGSMVDVARGRKSIDWLKNALENKDRQSAGITIEPSGLYLMDIEY from the coding sequence ATGAAAAACATAAAACTGACAGTTCAATATGATGGTTCAAAATTTTACGGATGGCAAAAACTTAATGATTTGCCATCCGTACAACTAGAAATAGAAAAAGCAGTTACAAAAATGGTTCATCAACCAGTTAAAATCAATGGTGCTGGAAGAACTGACAAGGGAGTTCACGCAAAAGGTCAGGTATGTAACTTCATTGTTGACACAGATATTTCTGCGAATCAATTTCTAATGGGGGTTAATCACTTCACGAGTGATTCAATTGTCATAGTAAAATCAGAAGAAATGGATTTGGATTTTCATGCGAGATTTAGTGCCAAATCAAAAACATATAAATACATTTTATGTAACAAATACTATATGGAGCCTTGGTTTAATGATTATAAAGGTCACAGAAAATACTACTTAGATTTTGATTTGTTACTAAAATGCAGAGATATGCTCATTGGAAAACATGATTTTACTTCATTTGTTAATGATTTGGAAGAAGATATCAATCCAGTTAGAACTATTGATGAAATTACTATCGAAAAAATAGACGACGATATTGTGTTCACTTTCAAGGCAGAAAGTTTTCTTAGAAATATGGTCAGGATTTTGGTTGGAAGCATGGTTGATGTAGCAAGAGGAAGAAAAAGCATTGATTGGCTAAAAAATGCTTTGGAAAATAAAGACAGGCAGTCTGCAGGAATCACTATAGAACCTAGTGGATTGTATTTAATGGATATTGAATATTAA
- a CDS encoding energy-coupling factor transporter transmembrane component T family protein, translating to MIKDITIGQYFASDSIIHKLDPRVKVTFVFFYIIAIFLISKLWVYAPVLVFLIAIIKISKIKPNFVFKGVKPLIPIILLTFILNVLMTPGEVVWKWGIFTVTKSGLNLGFFMAFRLIFLVLGTSLLTLTTSPIELTDAMEKMLHPFTKIGFPAHQFAMMMTIALRFIPTLFEETDKIMKAQMARGADFESGNIIKRAKNLVPLLVPLFINALKIAGELAVAMEARCYRGGEGRTRLNELSYQKRDFFAYGVIILLFVLIIVSRIV from the coding sequence ATGATAAAAGATATAACAATTGGTCAATATTTTGCATCTGATAGTATAATTCACAAGCTTGATCCAAGAGTCAAAGTTACTTTTGTATTTTTCTATATTATTGCTATATTTCTTATAAGTAAACTTTGGGTGTATGCACCAGTATTGGTGTTTCTAATTGCTATTATTAAAATTTCAAAAATAAAACCAAATTTTGTGTTTAAAGGAGTGAAACCACTCATACCTATTATTTTATTGACATTTATACTAAATGTATTGATGACACCAGGTGAAGTTGTGTGGAAATGGGGAATATTCACAGTTACAAAATCTGGATTGAATTTGGGATTTTTCATGGCATTCAGATTGATATTTTTGGTTTTAGGAACAAGCTTATTGACTTTGACAACCTCTCCGATAGAATTAACGGATGCTATGGAAAAAATGCTACATCCTTTTACAAAGATTGGATTTCCTGCTCACCAATTTGCAATGATGATGACAATAGCTCTAAGATTTATTCCGACATTATTTGAAGAAACAGACAAAATAATGAAAGCTCAAATGGCAAGAGGAGCAGACTTTGAATCTGGAAATATAATTAAAAGAGCGAAAAATCTTGTGCCACTTTTAGTTCCACTATTTATCAATGCATTGAAAATTGCTGGAGAACTTGCAGTTGCAATGGAAGCAAGATGCTATCGTGGAGGAGAAGGTAGAACAAGGCTTAACGAATTGTCGTATCAAAAACGAGATTTCTTTGCTTATGGAGTTATAATTTTATTATTCGTTTTAATTATCGTGAGTAGAATAGTATGA
- a CDS encoding energy-coupling factor transporter ATPase gives MKIECKNLEHIYNKSNPFEKVALKDINLEINLGEFIGIIGHTGSGKSTLAQHLNGLLEPTSGDVIVDGISTRTKVKTDIRKNVGLVFQYPEYQLFEETCYKDIEFGPKNLGLTDEEIKERVEWACDAVGLDVEHMKEKSPFELSGGQKRRVAIAGVLAMKPKFLVLDEPTAGLDPLGRDMILNQIKQLFEREDMTVILVSHSMEDIAKLCNRVIVIDKSQIFMDDTPEVVFSKEKELKQIGLSIPQSTQVVRRLKEKGFDVKTDCLNVEQAYESIKKAMEAKS, from the coding sequence ATGAAGATAGAATGCAAAAATTTAGAACATATTTATAACAAATCAAATCCTTTTGAAAAAGTCGCTCTCAAAGATATCAATTTGGAGATTAATCTTGGAGAATTTATCGGTATAATAGGACACACTGGTAGTGGTAAATCAACTCTTGCACAACACTTGAATGGATTACTAGAACCTACAAGTGGAGATGTAATTGTCGATGGGATATCAACAAGAACAAAAGTCAAAACAGATATCAGAAAAAATGTTGGATTAGTATTTCAATATCCAGAATATCAATTGTTTGAGGAGACATGCTACAAGGATATTGAATTTGGACCAAAAAATTTGGGACTAACAGATGAAGAAATCAAAGAACGTGTAGAATGGGCATGTGATGCTGTTGGATTAGATGTAGAACACATGAAAGAAAAATCACCATTTGAATTATCTGGTGGTCAAAAAAGAAGAGTTGCAATCGCTGGCGTTTTGGCGATGAAACCTAAGTTTTTGGTATTGGACGAACCAACTGCAGGGCTTGATCCATTGGGTCGAGATATGATTTTAAATCAAATAAAACAACTTTTCGAAAGAGAAGATATGACAGTTATTTTAGTAAGTCATAGCATGGAAGATATCGCAAAACTTTGCAACAGAGTAATTGTTATCGACAAAAGTCAAATCTTCATGGATGATACTCCAGAAGTTGTGTTTAGTAAGGAAAAAGAACTAAAACAAATTGGACTTAGCATTCCACAATCCACACAAGTAGTCAGAAGACTGAAAGAAAAAGGATTCGACGTTAAAACAGATTGTTTAAATGTAGAACAAGCTTATGAAAGCATCAAAAAAGCTATGGAGGCAAAATCATGA
- a CDS encoding energy-coupling factor transporter ATPase, which translates to MKKDTNIIEIKNLSFQYEGSSKKVLKNLNIDIKEGEFICVLGHNGSGKSTLAKLINAQFIPTEGDILVGNMNTKDDDNLWNIREMCGMVFQNPDNQLVATIVEEDVAFGPENLGVPREELRKRVDDCLELVGMTEYKRHSPALLSGGQKQRIAIAGILAMNPKCLLMDEPTAMLDPQGRKDILDTVLKLREMGKTIIHITHYMEECVNADRIIVINEGDVVLEGTPREVFSNVEQMKEIGLDVPEPTEISYLLNKSNINVRRDVLTVDELVEALGEC; encoded by the coding sequence ATGAAAAAAGATACAAACATCATAGAAATAAAAAACTTAAGTTTTCAATATGAAGGTTCATCAAAAAAAGTTTTAAAGAACTTAAACATAGATATTAAAGAAGGAGAATTCATCTGCGTATTGGGTCACAACGGATCTGGAAAATCTACACTAGCCAAACTCATCAATGCTCAATTCATTCCAACAGAAGGCGATATTTTAGTTGGGAATATGAACACAAAAGATGATGATAATTTGTGGAATATTCGCGAGATGTGCGGAATGGTATTTCAAAATCCAGATAACCAATTGGTAGCTACAATAGTTGAAGAAGATGTTGCATTTGGACCAGAAAATTTGGGAGTACCAAGAGAAGAACTTCGCAAAAGAGTAGATGATTGCCTTGAACTTGTAGGAATGACTGAGTACAAGAGACATTCTCCAGCACTGTTGTCTGGTGGTCAAAAACAAAGAATTGCTATTGCTGGCATACTTGCGATGAATCCAAAATGTTTGTTAATGGACGAGCCAACAGCAATGCTTGATCCTCAAGGAAGAAAAGATATTTTGGATACTGTTTTGAAACTAAGAGAAATGGGCAAAACAATAATCCATATTACACATTACATGGAAGAGTGTGTAAATGCAGACAGAATAATTGTCATTAATGAGGGAGATGTGGTTCTAGAAGGAACTCCGAGGGAAGTTTTCTCAAATGTGGAGCAAATGAAAGAAATTGGACTTGATGTTCCAGAACCTACTGAAATTAGTTATCTTTTAAATAAATCAAATATTAATGTGAGACGTGATGTCCTAACTGTTGACGAACTTGTAGAAGCTTTGGGAGAATGTTAG
- the rpoC gene encoding DNA-directed RNA polymerase subunit beta', producing the protein MIDYKKGEGSLVQKNTFEAMKIGLASPDKIRQWSWGEVKKPETINYRTLKPEKEGLFCEKIFGPTKDYECNCGKYKRIRYKGIVCEKCGVEVTKSKVRRERMGHIELATPVSHIWYFKGIPSRMGLLLDMSPRALEKVLYFASFVVIDPGKTDLYEKQLLTEQEYEEYCDKYEEDVDFRAKMGAEAIKELLQKIDLQEEYKNLTETFEGSTGQKKVRILRRLEVVEAFIESKNDPSWMIMDVIPVIPPDIRPMVQLEGGRFATSDLNDLYRRVINRNNRLKRLLDIGSPEIIVRNEKRMLQEAVDALIDNGRRGKPVTGPGNRPLKSLSDMLKGKSGRFRQNLLGKRVDYSGRSVIVIGPNLKFYQCGLPKKMALELFKPFVIRELVKREISHNVKNAKKLVERENDKVWDVLEDIIVDHPVLLNRAPTLHRLGIQAFEPILVEGKAIKLHPLVCTAYNADFDGDQMAVHLPLSPEAQAEARLLMLSTNNILAPKDGKPITTPSQDMVLGSFYMTTRKEGQKGEGLIFKDIDEMMLAYAMHYVTLQTIVKVRRNSVNNDGTSKIVESTVGRFIFNEGIPQDLGMVNRNEDPYSLEVDLQVDKKMLSKIIDLTFRRYGNIRTAELLDYIKSMGYKYSTIGALTISMGDITIPDSKKGIIEQAEQRIDMVQDIYLQGDITNEERYKKVIEIWEQCIKDVTRALMTNLPADNNLNIMAVSGARGSENQIRQLGGMRGLMSDTAGNTIEIPITSNFREGLSVQEFFISTHGSRKGLSDTALRTADSGYLTRRLVDVSQDVIITEDDCGTDEYIVAKEIKDGNRQVEDLKSRIIGRYAFEDILDLDTGEIIVHKNDMINEAIAERIESKGIKEVKVRSVLGCKMKHGVCAKCYGRNLATGKPVNIGEAVGIIAAQSIGEPGTQLTMRTFHSGGIAGVGITSGLPRVEELFEARKPKGLAYITEIEGTVKIQENKKRNDVIVTSEDGEEQVYQIPYGAHIRVNEGDHVEKGEPLTEGSINPQDILRVNGAEGVRDYIIREVQKVYRLQGVDIDDKHIEIIIRQMMSKIKVEESGDSGFLSGSVVDARDFKMTNEQLIKEGKTPATGTHSLMGITKASLATESFLSAASFQETTRVLTETSIKGKVDHLIGLKENVIIGKLIPAGTGIAKYDRIEVDYDGKAEDDMIEAEKAQASNDSEEAEESTIISGNYESLQDEDK; encoded by the coding sequence ATGATAGACTATAAGAAAGGAGAGGGCTCCTTGGTACAAAAAAATACTTTTGAAGCTATGAAAATTGGTTTGGCTTCACCAGACAAAATTAGACAATGGTCTTGGGGAGAAGTTAAAAAACCAGAAACTATAAATTATAGAACATTAAAACCTGAAAAAGAAGGTTTATTCTGTGAAAAAATATTTGGACCTACAAAAGATTACGAATGTAATTGTGGTAAGTACAAAAGAATAAGATACAAGGGCATTGTATGCGAAAAATGTGGTGTAGAAGTTACAAAATCAAAAGTTAGACGTGAAAGAATGGGCCACATTGAACTTGCAACTCCTGTAAGTCATATTTGGTATTTCAAAGGAATTCCATCACGTATGGGATTGTTATTGGATATGAGTCCTAGAGCACTTGAAAAAGTACTTTATTTTGCATCATTTGTAGTTATAGATCCAGGTAAGACTGATTTATATGAAAAACAATTATTAACTGAACAAGAATACGAAGAATATTGTGACAAGTACGAAGAAGATGTTGATTTCAGAGCCAAAATGGGAGCTGAAGCAATAAAAGAACTTCTTCAAAAGATAGACTTACAAGAAGAATACAAAAACTTAACTGAAACTTTTGAAGGATCAACTGGACAAAAGAAAGTTAGAATTTTAAGAAGACTTGAAGTTGTTGAAGCATTTATCGAATCAAAAAATGATCCATCATGGATGATTATGGATGTAATTCCAGTAATTCCACCAGATATCAGACCAATGGTACAACTTGAAGGCGGAAGATTTGCTACAAGTGATTTGAATGATTTATACAGAAGAGTTATCAACAGAAACAATCGTCTAAAAAGATTATTGGATATTGGATCTCCTGAAATCATTGTAAGAAACGAAAAAAGAATGCTTCAAGAAGCAGTAGATGCTCTTATTGATAATGGTAGACGTGGAAAACCTGTAACAGGACCTGGCAACAGACCATTGAAGAGTTTGTCAGATATGTTAAAAGGTAAATCTGGTCGTTTCAGACAAAACTTGTTAGGTAAGAGAGTTGACTATTCTGGTCGTTCAGTAATAGTTATCGGACCAAATTTGAAATTCTATCAATGCGGTCTTCCTAAGAAAATGGCTCTTGAATTATTCAAACCATTTGTAATTAGAGAATTAGTTAAGAGAGAAATTTCACACAACGTTAAAAACGCTAAGAAATTAGTAGAAAGAGAAAACGACAAAGTGTGGGATGTTTTGGAAGATATTATAGTCGATCATCCAGTATTATTAAACCGTGCACCGACATTGCACAGACTTGGTATTCAAGCATTTGAACCAATATTAGTTGAAGGAAAAGCTATCAAACTTCACCCATTGGTATGTACTGCATACAATGCGGACTTTGACGGTGACCAAATGGCAGTCCATTTGCCACTTTCACCAGAAGCACAAGCAGAAGCTAGACTTTTGATGTTAAGTACAAATAACATCCTTGCACCAAAAGATGGTAAGCCAATTACAACTCCTTCACAAGATATGGTATTGGGTTCATTCTATATGACTACTAGAAAAGAAGGTCAAAAAGGCGAAGGCTTAATCTTCAAAGATATTGATGAAATGATGTTGGCTTATGCAATGCATTATGTAACATTGCAAACAATAGTAAAAGTTAGACGTAACAGTGTAAATAACGATGGAACAAGTAAAATTGTAGAAAGCACTGTCGGTAGATTTATTTTCAACGAAGGAATCCCTCAAGATTTGGGAATGGTAAATAGAAATGAAGATCCATACTCACTTGAAGTTGATTTACAAGTTGATAAGAAAATGCTATCTAAAATTATTGATTTAACTTTCAGAAGATATGGAAATATCAGAACTGCTGAATTGTTAGACTACATTAAGTCTATGGGATACAAGTATTCCACAATCGGTGCATTGACAATATCAATGGGAGATATTACAATTCCTGATTCTAAGAAGGGAATTATTGAACAAGCAGAACAAAGAATTGATATGGTTCAAGATATCTATCTTCAAGGGGATATTACTAACGAAGAAAGATACAAGAAAGTTATCGAAATTTGGGAACAATGTATTAAAGATGTAACTAGAGCGTTGATGACAAATCTTCCTGCCGACAACAACTTGAATATCATGGCCGTTTCTGGAGCCCGTGGTAGTGAAAACCAAATCAGACAATTAGGTGGTATGCGTGGTCTTATGTCCGATACTGCTGGTAACACAATCGAAATTCCTATCACATCAAACTTCCGTGAAGGTCTTTCCGTACAAGAGTTCTTTATTTCAACTCACGGTTCAAGAAAAGGTCTATCAGATACAGCTCTTAGAACTGCGGACTCTGGATATTTGACAAGAAGACTTGTAGATGTATCACAAGATGTTATCATAACTGAAGATGATTGTGGTACTGATGAGTATATAGTTGCAAAAGAAATCAAAGACGGAAACAGACAAGTTGAAGATTTAAAATCTAGAATTATCGGTAGATATGCATTTGAAGATATTCTTGATTTGGATACTGGAGAAATCATTGTTCATAAAAATGATATGATTAATGAAGCAATCGCTGAAAGAATAGAATCAAAAGGTATCAAAGAAGTTAAAGTAAGAAGTGTTCTTGGATGTAAGATGAAACACGGTGTTTGTGCTAAATGTTACGGAAGAAACTTAGCTACTGGTAAGCCAGTAAACATTGGTGAAGCAGTTGGTATTATCGCTGCACAATCAATCGGTGAACCGGGTACGCAATTGACAATGAGAACTTTCCACTCAGGTGGTATCGCCGGAGTAGGAATCACATCAGGTCTTCCTAGAGTTGAAGAGTTATTTGAAGCTCGTAAACCAAAAGGACTTGCTTACATTACTGAAATAGAAGGTACTGTAAAAATTCAAGAAAACAAGAAGAGAAATGATGTAATCGTAACTAGTGAAGACGGAGAAGAACAAGTTTATCAAATTCCATACGGCGCTCACATCAGAGTTAACGAGGGAGATCATGTAGAAAAAGGTGAACCATTAACAGAAGGTTCAATCAATCCACAAGATATTCTAAGAGTTAACGGAGCAGAAGGCGTTCGTGATTATATAATTAGAGAAGTTCAAAAAGTTTACAGACTACAAGGTGTAGACATTGATGATAAGCACATCGAAATTATAATCAGACAAATGATGAGCAAAATCAAAGTTGAAGAAAGTGGCGATTCAGGATTCTTATCAGGCAGCGTAGTAGATGCAAGAGATTTCAAGATGACTAATGAACAACTTATCAAAGAAGGAAAAACTCCGGCAACAGGAACTCATTCCTTGATGGGTATCACAAAAGCATCACTTGCAACTGAAAGTTTCTTGTCTGCAGCATCATTCCAAGAAACTACAAGAGTATTAACAGAAACATCTATTAAAGGAAAAGTAGATCACTTAATAGGCTTAAAAGAAAATGTAATAATTGGTAAATTAATACCTGCTGGTACAGGAATAGCAAAATATGACAGAATTGAAGTAGATTATGATGGTAAAGCTGAAGATGATATGATTGAAGCTGAAAAAGCACAAGCGTCAAATGATTCTGAAGAAGCTGAAGAATCTACTATAATATCTGGAAATTACGAATCATTACAAGATGAAGATAAATAA